In Parasteatoda tepidariorum isolate YZ-2023 chromosome 8, CAS_Ptep_4.0, whole genome shotgun sequence, the DNA window gaacattttatatcatttaaatggcattttcatatctaattattttatggaattctattttattttaaagtttaatttaatgaagctataattcaacaaaattatcAAGTGTCTTGATTCATGgagtaatgtttaaatttttaaatcaatttaaagtcatgttttttttataaatgttattatttaatttatttacacgtgaaaatatttcataacatttttatatcctgttatattttttcctaacatttaattgatgtaataatttttgcagaTATTAAGTATTTATGAGGAAATTTTGGTGATTGAAGTAGTTTAATGTAGGTagtattaatacaatatttatcataaagaTGATGattatttgttgaagaaaaattggttgTTCTAGGGAAATAGTGcttgaggaaattttttaataaagtttagcaatcgttgaagaaaataaatatcattcaattgtccaattattttattgccCACAGTGATGGAGTTTACTAATATAGACAAGCATCAAGTttgataaatactaaaaaagttttatttttgaaaatatggagTTCAGAAGTAAAGGGGAATCaacatttattatgtatttttttttgtacatattgaatatagtaaattttgaaaatggcccAGAGGTTGTGGCTGCAGTGGCAAACTCCATGTGGTATCTCTGTTCATGCAGAAATCAAGAATGCGAGTGTCATGTTTGCGTTAGAATAGTTTTTGCCTTGGAAAGTTAAGGATTTCGTGTATTGGCtcttaattgatttattttattgccaaGGCTCCTTTTATTAGCCTCACATATTCAAATGTGTTGGCAGAAAAGAAAGTGTAAGTAATAATCacaagttttaatgaatttaaaacattaccAACCATATAAcggtttttgaattttatgctaCTGTATTAGGCAGGTGTGGAGggaatctctaaaaataaattttagcttgCACTCAATTCAAGGTGTGATATTAAAAGATTAccaattatattaatgatttttattattttgagaataggattaaataagataatgattttgaatttaaacatttgGAAATATGTGATGCATATTTCAGCATGACAATTTATGTGTCTTATTATTTTTGGGAATAACTTTTGTTGGAATTTATGCCTGATTTCAGTTATTTCTTGAGTGATTACAaagagttttgaatttaaaaaaatggtaataattgaatgtaaaaaaagaagaaaaaaaattaattctttttgccTTTGATGTTGCTCAAGAgcagataattttcaaaaatttcagtgaaactatgttcttttttttgttatttctcttCGTTTAATTTCTGAATCTGCTCTGCAACAAATTGCTGCTACTACcaatttgaatgaattaatttctttttaaaagttgtcaGTATCTATGTTattgcagcaattttttttccatttgaatttcaattctgctaaaatgaaattattgttctcaataaaatatgtcaatattgATACGtccgaatttattatttaaactattctagTCTAAGCAAAAATTCCTGTTCCAATTCCTTGACCGCTCAACTTGGTGGTGTAAACTGGGTATATGTTCAAAAACCATCACTTTTCTCCTTTTtcattgtgattaaaaaaatttcatatttttacagaCATTTATTTGGTTTGCAGCAAgcatttttgtttctgtttttgaaactggtaaaaaattcattttgtttcaaacaACGTTATGAACAAGTTAATTTAAGCTCTTGATCAATTTTATTCTAACATCATTAAAAACTgacaaaaactattaattttaattcaaactggTAGAGGGACATCTGGAGAACTGATCtgcataaaaattgaagaataaatttcattattctatttattatgaatagtTTTCTGAGGTGGGGAAAGTGGGTATATGGTTAGGCTTAACTAAGTGTTGTATGatagggatattttttttaaaatttatttctgtgttAGTTTTAGTAAGTATCTAATgctctatattttataatgaaatggataaaaaataatttatttgtttgattacAGCCTAACATAGTAATTTTAactctgaaaacaaaattaattttaatttttaaagaaaataatgatatgctttatatttaatctataggacccaatatatataaaatgaatcaaaattttccgtaaaataaatttaatggtttgattttagggatattttttttaaatttatttttttgttaatagtaAGTATCTAAtgctgttatattttaaaatgaaatggctaaagaataatttatttgtttgattacAGCATAACATAGTAATTTCAactctgaaaacaaaatttcttttaaattttattttttaaagaaaagaatgatATGCTTTGTATTTAATCTATATGAGTccaatgcataaaaatttccaggaaaataaatttaatggtttGATTTTAGagccttcttttaaaaaaacttgattttatacCCACTTATCCCACCTGACCATATGCTTTTAAGATTTGATTCTGCAATTTAGGAAATTTGTTGTATTagaaattttgtgtaattttttgtgtgtacactaaatgtaattttggcatcaaaacatttcaataactgtattaaattaaatattctacgTCAAACTGAGTTAATTGTTCTAGACTTAATCAACTTCACTATTCTAGATCTGCTGAGAGAGAGTATTGATCAAGCCCTAGAAAGAGTGAAATCAGTTTTCCAAAAGGAGGTTGCAGCTTTTTTCTTACAGAATGGAGAAATTATTCGATCTAGTTCAACAGATCAAACTTCAGATGATGGCCTAAccataaaaaaactattgaaatcaGTTCAGGAGGATGATACTTCcggaaaatcaaaaatcaagaaagcctcgaaaaaaaaggttgagttttgttttgtgaaatttctgttatttttttttatatgactaATTTGTATTAGAAATGAAAATCGAACTTCAGATAATGGTCTAACcgtaaaaaagaatattgaaatcAGTTCAGGTGGATGATACTTTTAGAAAATCACAAATTTAGATAGCTGCGAAAAAGAAAAGTTGAGTTTTATTgtgtaaaatttctatattttttaaaatatatatgaatatatatgactgacttattttttttattatttatttccacttCAGTAagcaaagaaatttctaaaaatgaaatttactcaaattttttaaaagtttgcattttttgatcttTATTGTATTGAATATCTTTCCTACGCGACTcaggtttttttaattcttcataaaaattttttttaaaataatgtctaaGAAAATACTGTTTAAGTCAATGCTTGCATCAGTCAATGCAACATTAAGTCAATACTTGCAATTTCTATAATATACTGCTAAATCAGAATATCCACATGGCGTGtcgcaaaatatataaaagcctTGTCGGtcaatataattaatgaatccTTTCATGCCTTggttataaagataaatttttttacttgatatatataattaacaatattaaaatgtggAACATACAAAAATGCAAAAGATAAATGCTAtggcataaaaaaagaaaagttaaaactaGAAAGGTAGACCTGCTAGAATATAGTAATTTgttctaagaaaaatatgtcAATAAAATGTAGacaaaacacatttattattttttgttaaacaatttaattaaatgctttcaaatatttacagtagttgttgtattgaaaaaaaaaaaaaacaaagaaaaaacttatatcCATCCATTTTGagttactcaagaaattttttatttatttttacatcccATTTTgacttagaattttaaaaagaagctgACTGTATCACTTTAAACAGTTGTAGTTATTTGTATTCATATGTAAGTtgtacaaaaagtaaattttaaacttgttttaattgagaaaaattaaaaaacattacttttgttcagaaaatagtaacttattAAAACggtttttcagtatttataaaaaaattttttaataaaatataagtaataaaaaatggatttaattgattcttcattaaaattatgtatcacacgaaaaaataagaaacgagTCTAAATTTCTCTAAAGTTGGATGTGGAACTTGCATTTAGTATTGTGAATgaagtaaattttgtattttttaataaaaatatgattatatttgcttttattattttttttaataaatttgttgatgattttttctttagctTCCAACTGAGTTTAATATCTTAATTCAAGCTGGTGGAGATGGTATAGCGAATACTTTTAATCACTCTGTTGTCATTCATTGTCAACAGCGtaagttgaaaagttttattattttgtatctacatagtaattttaaagtcatttagcagtgtttatatttaattaattatttatcaaatggtaaatttaataaaagtattatatctACATccaaaaaaaagggaaattgacttcattatatacaattatttatcttaatattattgttttgatttaaaaattgaaaaatgtcatgaaatatgtaatgaacagaataattaattaatattgcaCCTTGAATTCTTCGAAATGAGTAATTTGTAAGTTTTGAATCACTTAGTATCAAAggttactttaaataaatagtaagcattattaaaactttttagtgcttttttttaaattttttttattttacagtgaaagtgaaatgtgtaattattttccttttccagTATTTAGTAAAGTTtagagatattttaagctatatttctctatatgagataaaatttgtaatacaatattagaaacaaCTATGGATCCAAAATGTTctgcaattgtttttaaagtaacacTGGTCTGTCTGAATATTGCTTGAAATTGAATTGTCTGAAAGTTTGATACTGCACAGATCATGACTTATTaccttttttaatgttatagatatttatatttaaattaatttgtttggaaataagaaaattgaaaataaattaaagaaatatattgttgATTTCTGCaaagaatcatttatttaagCAGTTAATAGACTAAGtgcaagaaatatatttttacttgttgaaaaaaattatgacatcagcttttgaaaaataataaaaatgtctgaTTTTCACAACAGATTTCTTGTGCATGTTCAGTCCCTGTAGTTTTGCTTTAGTGCAAATTTTGACTGTTgttgatcaaaatatttaatttctcaagtcagttaatatttttatttttgtctcagACTTAATCACATTATAGACTAGGGTTTGAATAGTTACACACATTCTCTGATTGTTATTATAGGAGTGAAGGTttgaaaaaatctgtaaaagttCTCCTatgattgaacaaaaaattcaattatacaaattatatcTTTCCTAAATCCATGTATCACATatgattgcattaaaatatgtatgtactattaaaatatgcatgtattaaaatatgtttccgattaataaaaattaagagtctattttcattaaagattgaaataaatgatgaatgtcaaaataataaaaactaaagaagAGAGGGAAAatgtatgttaattttaatgtatttcaaaatttcaattttgaaaaattaccaggaaactgataaaaaattcttttttggtgttttaaaatggaaaatagtgTCTTTTGCCCaattgtaaagaataaaaaaatgaaaagagaaaaaaaaaccctcctaaatttcaaaagaaaaagttagagactctaaataaaagaaaaaaattgctaggaaaggaaaatttaaatttttgcaaacattGTGAATTGCCATCAGCTTTTCCTCCGACACTAAGTGACAAGCTATGCTTGTAACTccttttcaaactaaattctttacttattgttatttttaggtGAATTTCAGTGTGCTTCTGTACAGCTTCCCATTGATGTGCTTATAGTATGTCAAGAATCTAGTTCCACACAAGATGCTTATAAGCTTTTTCTGGAAGCCATTGGAAATCAACTGTCTGATATGAACAATTGTTTGGTCAAGTATACTAAagtgaatataattttgttttaaaacaatatctttCATCCTACATATGCATCTATTAGTCTCTAAGTGTCAGATAAATATTCAGGATTTTCTGATTGTCTAAGTATATTTCGAAATGTATTAGAAGTATGcatataagttattaaatgtcttttatatttaacaaatatgtatttaaaggTGTTGTTTTTACGTTCCTCTACATTGAATGAAATACAGttaaattcatttacaaaaatagcATGAGAATAGAGCCAATCCCTTTGTTAAATCAGGGCACTCATAAAACTCTAGTTGgccataattttcaaaaatgaaatctataatACATGAAACTGAgtctgaaaactttaaaaaattgtttattcttcaattgataaaaaaaagagagaaagtaaaaactgagtttagtttgttttttaactttatgcTTTTCTTCAGCAATTGTCCTAGGTACAATTTTCTCACTAATAAAGATGTGTGTTGATAAGAAGAATATAACACTgatttaaaaaggaagaaaagattGTATTTCATATTTACCCAATTGAAAACATACATGCTGGCTGACTCATAAGCAATAGGAGGTAGAATTTATTCAATGGTTTGCATAGCAACTTATCCGACCATTGCAATGACTAGAGTTTATTATTGATGCATTGCATTGTCTAGCTATAGCCATGTggcttcatttattaaataattcattgcgAAACAGATGATAGACTCACATTCTTactctttattatttatctacatggaattttcgaacaaattgaactaaaattgtttgtaaattattttataggtaACAGGATGTTTTTTAACTGGCAGAAAGTAATTTTCGAGGTAAATGAGAAACTCATTGTTAAATCCAAGTTATGCTCCAATAACAATAGAGTTTTAGATAAGTTTTTAATACTAAGCCAAACAATTATTAACCTTACTTATTTCTTCATTACATCTAGGATTTAGTTAAATCAAGACTCAAAATAAACGAATTTGagtgtgatatttttttgtgtatttgttAATGCATTATTATGTGCATGCAGTTGTTCAGAGAATACCATGAAGATCTTACTATGCATAGTtgtacagaaaagaaaaagatggcATTTACTTTGAGGATTGTAGGGGAATACCCACCAAAGGAGCTATCAATCatgacaattatttattatattttaattgaaatattaattttgaatgttttatctTCACTGCTGAAAATAAGTtgtgtttatttcatttctactTTAGATTAGTGATATTGAGGCCCCCAAACCATACCACTTTTATCTAGATATGTGGGATTTTCCTATTACAGTAGTTTATCCTGCTAAGAAAAGTGATGAGGAActaggtactttttttttaaagtttgcttaAGAATCAACTCTATTAGCTGGTTTTTTAACAGTgttaattgtattttactttCTAGAGACATATCGTAAAGAACTTCACAGGAAATTGTTGCTTCCCATGGACCGTCCTTTTCTGAAAAAGTTGAATGCTTGCGACTTTTCTCTAGCCAGTAGTTCTGGACATTTGTATAATCCCCACGAAGGAATTGTATCTTCTGGAGgtattattaaacatttgctTTGTGCCATACCTATGCATGCTCAATCTTCCCACAATTCTcaatcaatgttttatttatttattttttaaataaatttgataatgttCGAAGGATAATTTGATAATGTTAAAGGTTCATGTAATCAACACCATTTGTGggatatctttattatttatttaaatattttattaaacattattaaacattattactaattattaaacatttgctTTGTGCCATACCTATGCATGCTCAATCTTCCCACATTtctatttcaatgttttttttttaaagtaaattttatactgTTCAAAGAGCGTGTAATCAACATCATTTGTAGGatgtctttattatttatttaaatattttatagctacTAATTATAGAATATACCTAAATATACCCCATTTGCTATACTGTATCCTGTAATTTTACTCATTTGCTTTATGAGCATAACTTCTATTTAAGTATTACATTCTTAGTAAATTGGTGTCTTTACTTTTTCTGTCATTCAATgagtgtgtaattattattcgGAATATATACGCGTTCTtcccttcatattttttaaatagcattttgattgtaaaaataaaaggacaaaagtttcataaataaatgtaggtgtaaaaaaatttaaaaattagataaaatgcaggtgtataaaagaaaaatatttttaagataaagaatTGTGTAAAAAACGACATAGTTTGAGTATATTGCACTTATGCATGCAACAACTTAAGAAGAGTGGTGCAgtatagatataaaataattacatgcaAGTATGATATAATGAGATTATCAAagtgctatttaaaataaataaattatttcctaatCAGAGCATAGCAaacagcatatttttattttcttgcaattatCTTTAGTAGATTCTTCATATtattggtctttttttttttgagcatttaatatataatacctgtttatagttattttatcatgtcataccttttttcttttaatatgtttGCTGGCATATGTCTCCCATAAGATTAGTGGTTATTTTACTATTGTTCAAGAAACATGtacttataaaacaaattaaataatcaaaatcaactTTATTCTTCTCTTCTGACGTATGTACATGACATATATATGCTATAAATGTTTCATATAGAATAATCCTTGacgtaaatgtttttatgaattacaaTCGAACCTCTATTTAACAAAGTCACTAAATCCTGATAATAATTTCGTTATATGggaaattcgttaaatagaaaatcaccttttgaaattcttaaacaacacaaactggattttaaattcatatacactaaacataattaaaatagcaattgatacacctttatcttgtaaactagtttctactatttattttataaatcttaatcataaaagaaatctgcatggaaagcaagaatataGCAAAACATTATACNtggatttgaatgattgttttgaattcttcgaattttgtgcatttgcaatgcaaCTAAGTTAGTAGTGAGCGAaacgagcttggtttgcgaagtaaaccatataagattgcgtagcaattttggGAGGttggcgagcagggggcgcagcccactagtttatttaaatattttatagctacTAATTATAGAATATACCTAGCTATACCCCATTTGCTATACTGTATGCatataattttactcatttgCTTTATAGGCATAACTTCTATCTAAGTATTACATTCTTAGTAAATTGGTGTCTTTACTTTTTCTGTTATTCAATgagtgtgtaattattattcgGAATATATACACGCTCTTCCtttcatattctttaaatagcattttgattgtaaaaataaaaggacaaaagtttcataaataaatgtaggtgtaaaaaaatttaaaaattagacaaaatctattaactctttaatttaaaagccaaaataacaaaatcaaaatgcaTGCAgctgtataaatgaaaaatatttttaagagaaagaaTCGTGTAAAAAAGGACATTGTTTGAGTAAATTGCACTTATGCATGCAACAACGAGAGTGGTgcaggataaaaataaaataattacatgtaaGTATGATATAATGAGATTATCAAAgtgctatttaaaataagtaaattatttcctAATCAGAGCATAGCaaactgcatatttttattttcttgcatttatcTTTAGTAGATTCTTCATATTGTtggtcttttttttaacataaatatttttatgaattacaatcggacctctatttaacaaaGTCGCTAAATCctgataataagttcgttacatggaaaattcgttacatagaaaatcaccttttgaaattcttaaacaACACATAACGAATTTCAAATTCATAtgcactagacataattaaaatagcaattgatacacctttatcttgtaaactagtatctattatttattttataaaccttagccataaaagaaatctgcatggaaagcatgGAATAGCAAGAATAATCCTGTATTACACTATCATgatacatacattttcaacgaaaaaaagttaaatttatgtataaaattatagttgcatttattgtaaaagtaattttaaacctacATTACCACATgtgttcttaagtttaattgttactgataaaatccgttttgtctgagttttgcgtttgaaatacaaacaaaaaagaaaagggattttactgctttcatTCAAGGTACattctaaaagttaagtggctgcaaaaatcaattcaaagtcATTTCCCCTTTTAAAcacgttaacaagtttgaaatctcctgaaatattttaagaaacaggGTAAGTGGatatcaaagaaaagttcgttaaatagaaaattcactttgctatttggaagttattttacgaagaaatttctaaaatgttcttggttcctcaaGAAAAATTGCGAAGTTGAGAAACTcacaaaatggaagttcgttaaatagaagtccgattatataaatttttccaagTTGATCATAATTAATGttctcttttataattttaaaaaaaaattattttagtgtcGGGTGGTAAATCTTCGATTGTCCAAGGTACATATAGTTACCATCATTATATGCAAGACCACATGGATGATAATGGATGGGGATGTGCCTATAGGTCTCTCCAAACTATAATATCATGGTTTAGGCATCAAGGTTATACAGACAGAAATGTACCTACCCATACAGAAAtacaaaaggtaaaatttacttataaaatatttactctacATAATATCTTTATCCATgttcattacatttatttagttttaatctatgattttaaaggtatttactatatttttttgtgtacaaatttattttaatttattaacaacaGAAATAGAATATGAAGCCATTGTTTGACACTGTTTAGTAAAACTCATGAGggcttaaaaaaatcatgtattttattttaaataagatttgtttttttctaaacttacatactgtttaaaaaacatcaagcattgtaagttttaaaatttatgaaatccttaaaaattttttttagggagctatgttttttatttgtatatttatgtaattaataattgttataataaataaaaatgcctcAATTTGTTAAAGATAATGTAatttatacacaaaaaatattatttaatataaggaaaaatttattttttcatacaaatgAAGTCTGGTATTAAATATGTACTAATATACAAATTCTATGAAAGGTTTCTTATTTCTCCCATCTGCAAATTTTTATCGCTTCATGTTTAATAAGCttcattaatttgaattattttaatactttttattctattgtaaaatatttttaacttatccattttgaattttaaggttttattaGTAAGAGTAAtgtcttttattaatatttacatttctaaatagtttcatatttgataataatgcagttttttttcaagttgatatattttttaaagaataaaattttacctgttcatttaaatgttgaaaaaaaagaaaagaaagactAATAACAATGTTTGACATTTAATACTATTCAATGTTTGACAGTTATTAACTTATTATAGCTATTTAcgataacatttaataaaataaacctcCAACTAATGCAATTATAATGATGTTCATTAAAGAAATGTGTTACAAGTTTTTAtgtaatagtataaaataaattttaaaccacGAAAAGAAAAAGTGCTGTGCATTCAACTCTTAGCAACTCTGATCACttttatattactataatttaaatggattttcttcttttctttttaaaaaaaaaagtcttattataaatgtaattatcaGTCAGTCGTTGCATGTAAAGCACATGTAAGATATCACTTTTAGTTCAATATTGTTTCAGAATAAGTTCAGTGacttcctaaaaataaatttacatttatatttggaTTATCAGTTgcattatcattaaatattatcaaaactgATAACACCATATCAAGATTTTTCTGGTTTAAGTTGTGAAAAAAGATTggaatcctttttttcttctctaataTCTGAATTTTGCTGTTATCATATattgagtttcatacaaaaatctTACAATAAACCTGTTATTGCCAAgtgataataaaagttaaaacccttttttttttttaaataaaaaatttaatttctggaTATAGTTTCTTTAttagaatttgtaatttttttttttagaattttaattggaaattttgTAGTTTATCTTGGCTAGTTTTGCTATTAAGTTttgttgatttgttttaaagcttaataatgttttatataattgtattttatttaaaaaattccatatttagactatatttaaaaaaaaaactgttattactgaaaatttagCAGTATCTGATTTacagaaactatattttattaattaaaatagcaatgaaatgaatacatttatgtattaaatacatcaaatattgagatttttgagatttttaaatcttgacaATCTGAgacaaggttaaaaaaaatttgcaattgagatttttaaacatgcatttttttaaaattttaccatttaattaattttcaatgctttaaaGATATAATGGTACtttaaagaaagattatttCTTAAAGCAACTTGGTATGAAATGCAGATTCTTCCTAAGAACTacccttaatatttatttttagaatccttattaaaaattaagtgaaaaaaatgcatattagtGATTGCCAATTTAACATTTAAGTGagcaataaataatgtttttaaat includes these proteins:
- the LOC107449257 gene encoding ufm1-specific protease 2 isoform X1, giving the protein MDVNKVYLSQNIKKVLSKTEEKAGYVAGWSLDSAKICAAVAGCREYFLTGLEVNGIFCILHSILPSENELIDICEKQCEKLEIGIENLIVIFGVKDEQKELEITVKYYSTYCSTLKDIDVESCDPTSALLLRARGIIPCYFEVSSDEDLLRESIDQALERVKSVFQKEVAAFFLQNGEIIRSSSTDQTSDDGLTIKKLLKSVQEDDTSGKSKIKKASKKKLPTEFNILIQAGGDGIANTFNHSVVIHCQQREFQCASVQLPIDVLIVCQESSSTQDAYKLFLEAIGNQLSDMNNCLVKYTKISDIEAPKPYHFYLDMWDFPITVVYPAKKSDEELETYRKELHRKLLLPMDRPFLKKLNACDFSLASSSGHLYNPHEGIVSSGVSGGKSSIVQGTYSYHHYMQDHMDDNGWGCAYRSLQTIISWFRHQGYTDRNVPTHTEIQKALVEVGDKPESFIGSKKWIGSQEVSFCLDHLINVQSKIMFVSSGADMANKGRELYNHFQDQGTPVMIGGGVLAHTILGVDFNQDTGELKFLILDPHYTGKEDLNIILSKGWCGWKNTAFWDQTAFYNLCLPQRPKQI
- the LOC107449257 gene encoding ufm1-specific protease 2 isoform X2: MDVNKVYLSQNIKKVLSKTEEKAGYVAGWSLDSAKICAAVAGCREYFLTGLEVNGIFCILHSILPSENELIDICEKQCEKLEIGIENLIVIFGVKDEQKELEITVKYYSTYCSTLKDIDVESCDPTSALLLRARGIIPCYFEVSSDEDLLRESIDQALERVKSVFQKEVAAFFLQNGEIIRSSSTDQTSDDGLTIKKLLKSVQEDDTSGKSKIKKASKKKLPTEFNILIQAGGDGIANTFNHSVVIHCQQREFQCASVQLPIDVLIVCQESSSTQDAYKLFLEAIGNQLSDMNNCLVKYTKISDIEAPKPYHFYLDMWDFPITVVYPAKKSDEELETYRKELHRKLLLPMDRPFLKKLNACDFSLASSSGHLYNPHEGIVSSGVSGGKSSIVQGTYSYHHYMQDHMDDNGWGCAYRSLQTIISWFRHQGYTDRNVPTHTEIQKALVEVGDKPESFIGSKKWIGSQEVSFCLDHLINVQSKIMFVSSGADMANKGRELYNHFQDQGTPVMIGGGVLAHTILGVDFNQDTGELKFLILDPHYTGKEDLNIILSKIHILELYRGGYN